In a single window of the Gossypium hirsutum isolate 1008001.06 chromosome D02, Gossypium_hirsutum_v2.1, whole genome shotgun sequence genome:
- the LOC107936241 gene encoding malate dehydrogenase, giving the protein MAKEPVRVLVTGAAGQIGYALVPMIARGVMLGADQPVILHMLDIPPAAEALNGVKMELVDAAFPLLKGVVATTDAVEACTGVNVAVMVGGFPRKEGMERKDVMSKNVSIYKSQASALEQHAAPNCKVLVVANPANTNALILKEFAPSIPAKNITCLTRLDHNRALGQISEKLNVQVSDVKNVIIWGNHSSTQYPDVNHATVMTPSGEKPVRELVKDDAWLNGEFITTVQQRGAAIIKARKLSSALSAASAACDHIRDWVLGTPEGTWVSMGVYSDGSYNAPAGVIYSFPVTCKNGEWTIVQGLAIDEFSRKKLDLTGVELTEEKELAYSCLS; this is encoded by the exons ATGGCGAAAGAACCAGTTCGCGTCCTCGTTACTGGAGCTGCAG GACAAATCGGGTATGCTCTTGTACCCATGATTGCTAGGGGAGTCATGTTGGGTGCTGACCAGCCCGTGATCCTTCACATGCTTGATATCCCACCTGCTGCGGAGGCTTTGAATGGTGTCAAAATGGAGTTGGTGGATGCTGCATTTCCTCTTCTAAAGG GTGTTGTTGCTACAACTGATGCTGTTGAGGCATGCACTGGAGTCAATGTTGCTGTCATGGTTGGTGGTTTCCCAAGGAAGGAAGGAATGGAGAGGAAAGATGTTATGTCAAAGAATGTGTCTATTTACAAGTCTCAGGCTTCTGCCTTGGAACAGCATGCAGCTCCTAACTGCAAG GTTTTGGTTGTTGCTAACCCTGCCAACACCAATGCATTGATCCTGAAGGAATTTGCACCTTCAATCCCTGCAAAGAACATTACCTGTTTGACAAGGTTGGATCATAACAGGGCACTAGGTCAAATCTCAGAGAAACTAAATGTCCAAGTTTCTGATGTTAAGAATGTGATTATTTGGGGTAATCATTCATCAACTCAATATCCTGATGTCAATCACGCAACTGTTATGACTCCATCTGGAGAAAAGCCGGTTCGCGAGCTTGTTAAGGATGATGcatg GTTGAATGGAGAATTCATAACCACTGTCCAACAACGTGGTGCTGCAATCATCAAAGCTAGGAAACTCTCAAGTGCACTATCTGCTGCTAGTGCTGCTTGTGATCACATTCGTGATTGGGTCCTTGGAACTCCCGAG GGCACATGGGTTTCCATGGGGGTTTACTCTGATGGTTCATACAATGCACCAGCTGGGGTCATCTATTCCTTCCCTGTAACTTGTAAGAATGGAGAATGGACAATTGTCCAAG GGCTGGCAATTGATGAATTCTCGAGGAAGAAGTTGGACTTGACCGGAGTGGAGCTGACCGAGGAGAAGGAATTGGCATACTCGTGCCTCTCATGA
- the LOC107936255 gene encoding pre-mRNA-splicing factor SLU7 produces MATASVAFKSREDHRKQLELEEARKAGLAPAEVDEDGKEINPHIPQYMSSAPWYLNAERPSLKHQRKWKSDPNYTKSWYDRGAKIFQAEKYRKGACENCGAMTHDAKSCMERPRKKGAKWTNMHIAPDEKIETFELDYDGKRDRWNGYDASTYARVIERYEARDEARRKYLKEQQLKKLEEKNSKNEGEVEGEGEEGEISDEEDDDDALKVDEAKVDESKQMDFAKVEKRVRTTGGGSTGTVRNLRIREDTAKYLLNLDVNSAYYDPKTRSMREDPLPDADPNEKFYEGDNQYRMSGQALEFKQLNIHAWEAFDKGQDIHMQAAPSQAELLYKNYKVIKEKLKSKTKDTIMEKYGNAATEEEIPVELLLGQSERQVEYDRAGRIIKGMETSLPKSKYEEDVFINNHTSVWGSWWKDHQWGYKCCKQTIRNSYCTGAAGIEAAEAATDLMKSNIARKASSEDAPAPAQERKHVTWGTDVPEDLVLDEKLLTEALKKEEERRREEKDERKRKYNVRWNDEVTAEEMEAYRMKRVHHDDPMKDFLN; encoded by the exons ATGGCTACTGCATCAG TGGCGTTTAAATCAAGGGAGGATCACCGAAAACAGCTGGAATTAGAGGAAGCTCGAAAAGCGGGGCTTGCTCCGGCTGAGGTTGACGAGGATGGAAAAGAAATTAACCCTCATATTCCTCAGTATATGTCATCAGCACCTTGGTATCTTAACGCTGAAAGACCTAGTTTGAAACATCAACGGAAGTGGAAATCTGATCCCAATTATACCAAATCTTGGTACGATAGAGGCGCGAAGATATTTCAAGCTGAAAAATATCGAAAAGGAGCCTGCGAGAA CTGTGGAGCCATGACACATGATGCAAAGTCATGCATGGAGAGGCCTCGTAAAAAGGGCGCAAAATGGACGAACATGCACATTGCACCTGATGAAAAGATAGAGACTTTCGAACTGGATTATGATGGCAAGCGTGATAGATGGAATGGTTATGATGCATCTACATATGCTCGTGTCATTGAAAGGTATGAGGCAAGGGATGAGGCTAGAAGGAAGTATCTGAAAGAACAGCAGCTGAAAAAGTTGGAGGAGAAAAATAGTAAAAACGAGGGAGAGGTAGAGGGAGAGGGGGAGGAAGGAGAGATTAGTgacgaagaagatgatgatgatgctcTGAAGGTTGATGAAGCGAAGGTTGATGAGAGCAAACAGATGGACTTTGCTAAGGTTGAGAAGCGTGTTCGTACCACTGGCGGAGGGAGCACGGGAACTGTGAG GAACTTGCGTATTCGGGAAGACACAGCAAAATATCTTTTGAATCTTGATGTCAATTCCGCATATTACGATCCCAAAACTCGATCAATGCGTGAAGATCCACTTCCTGATGCTGATCCTAATGAGAAGTTCTATGAA GGTGATAATCAATATAGGATGAGTGGGCAAGCATTGGAGTTCAAGCAGCTCAATATTCATGCATGGGAAGCATTTGATAAAGGTCAAGATATTCACATGCAGGCTGCTCCATCCCAAGCTGAACTCCTCTACAAGAATTACAAGGTCATTAAAGAGAAGTTGAAATCAAAGACGAAAGATACCATAATGGAAAAGTACGGCAATGCAGCGACTGAAGAAGAGATACCCGTGGAGCTTCTCTTGGGGCAAAGTGAGAGGCAGGTCGAATATGATCGTGCTGGAAGGATTATTAAGGGAATG GAAACTTCTCTTCCAAAAAGTAAGTATGAAGAAGATGTTTTCATTAATAATCACACCAGTGTCTGGGGCTCCTGGTGGAAGGATCACCAATGGGGGTACAAGTGTTGCAAGCAGACCATTCGCAATAGTTACTGTACTGGTGCTGCCGGTATTGAAGCTGCAGAAGCAGCCACAGACTTGATGAAGTCAAACATTGCTCGTAAAGCGTCCTCCGAAG ATGCCCCAGCTCCTGCACAGGAGAGGAAACACGTTACTTGGGGAACCGATGTTCCTGAGGACTTGGTTCTCGATGAAAAACTTCTCACCGAGGCTCTTAAGAAG GAGGAGGAGAGGAGGAGAGAGGAGAAAGATGAAAGAAAACGGAAGTATAATGTCAGATGGAATGATGAG GTAACTGCTGAGGAAATGGAGGCATATCGGATGAAAAGGGTACACCACGATGATCCAATGAAGGATTTCTTAAATTGA